In the genome of Hevea brasiliensis isolate MT/VB/25A 57/8 chromosome 14, ASM3005281v1, whole genome shotgun sequence, the window TATGTATATGTAAGTTATAAATTGTTAAATGATTACCCTTTAAATGATATAATAAGTAACCACTATTGTTaggtaaattataataatatatgaaCATATATTTATTCTATTTACTTATAATTTTATACAGTGCATACATAtaattttgttttcattttttttccttttgcattatttttatgattttcagattattaatattatttttagaataaCATTAATATTACTAGATaaagataatatttaaatatattatatttttttattattttaaaaggaTATAacattttttgatattttaaagtGATGAAAGTAatcatataatttaaataatttttaattattttatatttttaatcaatatttttattatattactgcattttttatttttattatgaaatttttattaaaaaattttaaaagataaaaaatcTAATTGACATAAAAAGtaatacaaaataaaatatagtgcaattaacaataaatttaaaatattattttatttttatatattaaaattataatcagCAATGCGTAAAAGGACGGCAATTTGCTAGTTAATTATATTAGGgtgataaattttatattttgcatttattaTTACCGTTATTGTaggaaattatatatatttatattttattataaaattttgatattCTGCAAGTGCACTTAAAAATGTTGTAATCATcagatcatatatatatatatatatatatatattatcgcgattaatttataatctataaattttattaacattcaattttttattattttcttgatATTTTTATAGTACAATTAATAAAtgattgaaaataaaaatttatattaagtgAATATTATTAACATGTGATTTTTAGTTATTTTGATATATTTATTGTTGATTTAGTTGTTGttgtcattattattattatggtaatttatttataaaatataattaatttagttacattaaatttttttattttttgtcaaTTTGTTATTTAATTGCTTTATATTATGATTAGATTATGCAAGTTATAAATTGTTAAATAATTACCCTTTTAATGCTATAATAAGTAGCCATTATTATTATTAGGAAAGTTATAATATATGAACATATATTTATTTTACTTGCTTATAATTTATATAGTTCattcatataattttaatatagttcattcatatatttatgattttcaGATATTAATACtacttttaaaataatattaatattattaaataaagataatatttgaatatattatatttcttattattttaagataatataaaaatttttgatactttaaagtgataaaaataattataaaatttaaccaatcttaaattatttcatatttttaatccatatttttattatattgctatatttttattatttttattatgaaatttttattaaaaattttaagagaTAAAAAGTTTAATCGACacaaaaagtaataaaaaataaaatatggtgcAATTAacgataaatttaaaatattattttatttttatatattaaaattataattagcaATATGTAAAAGCACGGCAATTTGCTAGTTAATTACGTTAgggagataatattttatattttgtatttattattaCTGTTATtgtagaaaattatatatatatatatatatatatatatatatatatatattttattaaaaaattatattacccTGCAAGTGCACTAAAAAATGTATTATCGCGGTTAATTTATAatctataaatttttatttccttAGGATTTACCACGTTATAGAATAGAACTTGAGATTACTGCCGTCCGCCAAATACAaacaatgaaaaaaataaataaataaaagaaaccaCCTTGgtgtcaatatatatatatatatatatagagagagagagaaaagaacatTGATATAATCAAGAATTGCAAGCAATTTAATTAAAAGCTTGGCttattaaatcaatttaattaaatcaatACAAATTCTTTTTTCTAGTTAGTTATAATGtaccaatttaattaaatcaataatttgataaaaaaaatataattaattgaataaaagAAAAATACGTACACATGGAAGTACAATACATTAATGCCAGCCATAAAGAGCAAAAGATGAGACAGAGACCATCGAAAACTTGCTTTTGATGAAATGATTTCTTATTGTTTTGCTTAAACTCTTTATAATTTCATTCGCACTAAATGATTTCTTCGTAGAAGGCCAATGTGGTGTTTCCACTTGCCTTCCTTCTTTCATTCCTCTTAATTTCTATATCTGTTGTTTATAAATTTCGTGTCACAGAATAGTTTACCACACGCCCACAAAATATTCATCTCTAAGTCTATTTTGCTCTTTCTACCTTGTTCAAACTCAGTTGCACAAGACCCTTCTTTTATCACTTATCATGGTTTCTACTTCTTCCACTCCTCCCAATCAGTGGAAGCCATGGGATGTTTTTATTAGTTTTAGAGGCGATGATACCCGTTATACTATTCTCTCCCATCTCCGTCAAGCCTTTGAGGAAAAACAAATCAAGGTGTTTAAGGATGAAGAGCTTCGTAAAGGAGAAGAGATCTCATCAGAGCTCTTGAAAATAATCCGAGAATCAAGTATCTCAATAGTCATTTTCTCTGAAAATTATGCAGATTCTGTTAACTTATAAAACACAAAGGAATGTATatagaagagaaagaaatttgacATTCAATATCAAGCTTGTTTTTATTAATGAactaatacaaaactatttactGGCAAATAAGGCTATAAAATAGGAACAGAAAAGCAATACTTTAAAGATATTATTCTTAAACAATTTTCCTAAAGTTATGGAACTACTGCAGATATTGTGGAGCTCTATGATTTATGCTTGACTTGGTCTTGGATCataacaattcttccccttgATCCAAGTCTTGGATTGCATTCCTAGCTGTGCTCTTAACTTCTTGAATTGATCTGCTGGTAAAGGTTTGGTGAAGATATCTGCCACTTACTCTTTTGTACAAACATATTCCAAGCTAACTTCATTCCTCTCAATCTTCTCTCGGATAAAATGATACTTTATATCTATATGTTTGGACCTCCCTTACTGAATGGGATTTTGTGACAAGGCTATTGCTGACTTGTTGTCACACTTAATAGCACATGGATCTGAGCATTTGCCTTTGAATTCTTCTAATAATTTTTACATCGAAATTGCCTGCATAGTTGTGGTTGCAAGTGCTACATATTCTGCTTCTGTTGTGGAGAGTGCAGTGCATTCTTGCTTCTTTGTTGCCCATGCTATTGCTCCCTTACTGT includes:
- the LOC110646273 gene encoding uncharacterized protein LOC110646273; this encodes MVSTSSTPPNQWKPWDVFISFRGDDTRYTILSHLRQAFEEKQIKVFKDEELRKGEEISSELLKIIRESTHGSEHLPLNSSNNFYIEIACIVVVASATYSASVVESAVHSCFFVAHAIAPLLCRKAYPVVLRLSSKH